ACGCTGCGAAGTGTGTCGGTTCGCCGTGGGGTAGTCTGATCTATGAAGAGCAGCTCCGCCACAAGCGCGAGCTTGTTCAGCGTACTCTGCAGAAGACTCTCGGACTGGTCGAGGTCGAGCCAGTGGAGGCGAGTCCCCGGCAGTGGCACTATCGCAATCGGGTATCGCTGCGCGTGTGGCACGGGCAGCGCCGGGTGGAAATCGGATTTGCCGCCGAAGCGCGGCGGGGGGAGGGGATTCCCATCGGCACGTGCCACTTGGCAACGGAAAGTGTGGCGGCCGGTGTGGGCGCGGTGGATTCGGCTTTGCGTCATATGGGGAAGGAGCATTTGCCGCTCCTGCCGCGCCGGATTCAGATTCATCATACCGCGCAGGGTGCGGGAGCGCTGCTGATCTGTTCGGGGGCGTGTGATCCGCGGATCGCCGAGAAATGGACGGAGATTCTTGGGCCGCACGTGTTGCCGGGCGGACTATGGATGGCCGGGGGAACGCGAGCCGGAGTTATTACCCCTGAGAAGCCCATTCATGCTCAGGCAAATGCGCTGCCGATGCGCACGCTCGCGCTCGGCCATGAGGTGGATGTTCATCCGGCGGCCTTCTGTCAGGCAAATTCGGGAGCGGCGGCGTTCATCGAGGAAGAACTGCGCCGACTTGCGCAAGATAGGAACCTATGCCGGGTGTGGGACCTCTATGGAGGATTCGGATCGCAGGGGCTGGCGGCGGCGGGATCGGCGCTTCCGGTGGAGGTCTTCGAGATCTCGCGGTTCTCCGAATCTACGCTGAAGGAACTCGCCGCTGTCGAGAACAATCCAGAAGTACGTTTCCATGGCGGCGACTTGCTCGAAACGTTGCCATCCTACGTGCCGTCCATTCAAGCGGATGATATGATTATTCTCGATCCTCCGCGCAGCGGCGCTCATGCCGACGCGCTGCACATGGTCGGAGAATCGGCCGCGAAAACGCTAATCTATCTCTCCTGCAATCCCGCCCGTCTGGCCCGCGATCTGGCCGTTCTGAAACCGCATCATTTCCACCCACAGATCATTCGTCCCTACGATTTCTTTCCCCAGACTCCCAGCATCGAAGTGCTGACACTGCTGAAGAGATAAGGGCGACCACAGCGGGCCGCCCCTACATTATGAATCATCCGGCAGGGCTTTTCACCCTGCCGTTTTTTTCTCAGTCGAGTTTGAGATTCTCGGGATTGAGTCCCTCGAAGGCTTTGTGCACGAAGCGGCCGTCCTTGCGGATGAGTTGATCGTCGAACCAGATCTCGCCGCCGCCCTTTTCGGGACGCTGAATGCAGACCAGATCCCAGTGAATCGCCGAGCGATTGCCGTTGTCGGCCTCGTGTTCGTAGGCGTTGCCGGGAGTGAAGTGGAAGGAACCGGCGATCTTCTCATCGAAGAGAATATCATCCATCGCCTCTTCGATGTAGGGATGGAAGCCGAGCGCGAACTCGCCGATGTAGCGCGCGCCTTCGTCAGTATCGAGAATCTTGTTCAACCGGGCATTGTCATTGGCGGTGGCCTCTACGATCTTGCCCTTCTTGAAAAGGAACCGTACGTTCTCGAAGGTGAATCCGCGATTGGAAGATGGAGCGTTGTACTGCAGTGTGCCCTCGATGGAATCCTTGACGGGAGCGGTGAAGATTTCGAGATCGGGAATGTTCATGTGTCCATCGCACTTGACGGCTCCGATCCCCTTGATGGAGAAGCGCAGATCCGTGCCGGGACCTTTGATATGCACGCGATCGGTTTTGTTCATGAACTCGACGGCGGGGTCTTGCGCCTTCGAGGCCTTGGCCCAGTCCACTTTTGTGCAAACCTTGTAATAGAAGTCGGTGAAGGCTTCGAGAGACATTTTCGCCATCTGTGCCATCTGTGGAGAGGGGAAGCGTAGAACCACCCAGCGGGTATTCGGCACGCGTTCTTCGAGGTGAACGGGTTTCAGCCAATGTTTTTCGTACAA
The genomic region above belongs to bacterium and contains:
- a CDS encoding aminopeptidase; protein product: MADPRYHDLARVLVRYSTAVKPGDKVLVEAIDIPPEFTAVLVQEICDAGGLPVLEAKSQLVQRKLFLNATEERIKLIADSELYRIKQMDCYMGVRGIFNAKELSDVPGDKMELYEKHWLKPVHLEERVPNTRWVVLRFPSPQMAQMAKMSLEAFTDFYYKVCTKVDWAKASKAQDPAVEFMNKTDRVHIKGPGTDLRFSIKGIGAVKCDGHMNIPDLEIFTAPVKDSIEGTLQYNAPSSNRGFTFENVRFLFKKGKIVEATANDNARLNKILDTDEGARYIGEFALGFHPYIEEAMDDILFDEKIAGSFHFTPGNAYEHEADNGNRSAIHWDLVCIQRPEKGGGEIWFDDQLIRKDGRFVHKAFEGLNPENLKLD